In one window of Peribacillus sp. FSL H8-0477 DNA:
- a CDS encoding PTS fructose transporter subunit IIC, with amino-acid sequence SLKKLFSKLPQAFEGIKPVLLYPVFGMLITGLLMIMVINEPVTLLNQGLTSWLESLSGSNAILLGILLAGMMAVDMGGPLNKAAFTFGIAAIEAQSFGPHAAVMAGGMVPPLGIALATTFFKHKFSELERKSGFTNYFMGASFITEGAIPFAAADPIRVIVSSVIGAATAGGLSMAFKITLPAPHGGIFVIPLVNHPVLYLLAIVIGSLITALLLGFWKKKQL; translated from the coding sequence AAGCTTAAAAAAGCTGTTTTCAAAATTACCACAGGCGTTTGAAGGGATTAAACCCGTACTACTCTATCCTGTTTTCGGGATGTTAATTACAGGCTTACTCATGATTATGGTGATAAATGAACCGGTAACATTACTTAATCAGGGGTTAACAAGTTGGCTTGAAAGTTTATCCGGTTCAAATGCGATTCTTTTAGGCATTCTGCTTGCTGGAATGATGGCAGTCGATATGGGCGGCCCACTTAATAAAGCGGCATTTACATTTGGCATCGCTGCCATTGAAGCGCAAAGTTTTGGACCACATGCCGCCGTTATGGCAGGGGGGATGGTACCACCGCTGGGTATTGCATTAGCTACCACATTCTTCAAACATAAATTCAGTGAACTAGAAAGAAAATCAGGATTTACGAATTACTTTATGGGTGCATCTTTTATTACAGAAGGAGCGATTCCTTTTGCCGCGGCGGATCCAATTCGTGTTATTGTCAGCAGTGTAATTGGCGCGGCAACAGCTGGTGGTTTATCCATGGCTTTTAAAATTACTTTACCGGCGCCTCACGGTGGAATCTTTGTTATCCCATTGGTTAATCACCCAGTTCTTTACTTACTTGCCATTGTAATCGGTTCCTTAATTACAGCACTGTTACTTGGATTTTGGAAAAAGAAACAACTATAA
- the ade gene encoding adenine deaminase, which produces MNAAMLSRRISVAAGKEPADYVIKNGKVVDVFNGEIYEADVAVVDGYFAGIGFFHGKTTIDAKGKYISPSFIDGHVHIESTMVCPAEFAKVQLLHGVTTVVTDPHEIANVAGITGIEFMLETTEGIPLDVYFMLPSCVPATSFEHAGAKLESDDLRPFYQHPRVLGLAEVMNFPAVLNGDPSMVAKLTDAHLANKKIDGHAAGLTEEQLNVYTAAGIQTDHECTTAEEARARLRKGMYLMLREGTAAKDVRNLLPAVTSKNAHRCLFVTDDRHLDDILQEGSIDHNVRLSIKEGIPATTAIQMATLNAAECFGLKEIGAIAGGYKADFLLLTDLDDIVIDSVYKNGKLVMEKGELINSAESTLPTSVNELMNSIHFPTLKESDLHIPLTGHTANIITIIPNSLLTIHDKAEVTRDEIGNFLPSTELDLLKLAVVERHHNTGQIGLGIVKGLGLTSGAIATTVSHDSHNLMTAGVNDLDMLMASQEIKDMQGGLVVVDGGKVIARLNLPIAGLMSTKSYDDVYTSLEELNAALLTIGASQHFNPFLTLAFLALPVIPELKLTVQGLFSVSSFQHIPVDINEKE; this is translated from the coding sequence ATGAATGCAGCAATGTTATCAAGGAGAATTTCGGTAGCGGCTGGCAAGGAGCCCGCTGATTATGTTATTAAAAATGGAAAAGTTGTCGATGTCTTTAATGGGGAAATCTATGAAGCGGATGTAGCGGTTGTAGATGGCTATTTTGCCGGAATAGGATTCTTTCATGGCAAAACAACCATTGATGCAAAAGGAAAATATATCTCTCCATCTTTCATTGATGGCCATGTTCATATTGAATCCACCATGGTGTGCCCTGCGGAATTTGCTAAAGTACAACTCTTACATGGAGTCACTACAGTGGTAACAGATCCACATGAAATAGCCAATGTTGCTGGAATTACCGGTATTGAATTCATGCTTGAGACAACAGAAGGGATTCCGCTTGATGTTTACTTTATGCTTCCCTCCTGCGTTCCTGCAACATCGTTTGAACACGCTGGAGCAAAACTTGAAAGTGATGATCTCCGTCCTTTTTATCAACATCCTCGAGTACTCGGTCTTGCTGAGGTAATGAACTTTCCCGCTGTCTTGAACGGTGACCCCTCTATGGTCGCAAAATTAACTGACGCCCATTTGGCAAATAAAAAAATTGATGGTCATGCTGCTGGGCTCACGGAAGAACAATTAAATGTTTATACCGCTGCCGGTATACAAACGGATCATGAATGCACAACTGCTGAAGAAGCCAGGGCTCGTCTCCGTAAAGGGATGTACTTGATGCTTCGGGAAGGTACAGCTGCAAAGGATGTGAGAAATCTCCTTCCTGCTGTTACAAGTAAGAATGCACATCGCTGTCTATTTGTCACTGATGATCGCCATCTGGATGATATTTTACAAGAAGGCAGCATCGACCATAACGTACGTCTCTCTATTAAGGAAGGAATTCCAGCAACAACCGCTATTCAAATGGCAACACTAAATGCAGCAGAATGTTTTGGATTAAAGGAGATTGGAGCCATAGCCGGCGGGTATAAAGCAGATTTTCTTCTTTTAACGGATCTTGATGACATTGTCATTGATTCCGTTTATAAAAATGGGAAACTGGTGATGGAAAAAGGGGAACTTATTAATTCCGCTGAATCGACCCTCCCGACTTCTGTAAATGAACTGATGAATAGTATTCACTTTCCAACTTTGAAGGAATCTGATTTACATATTCCTCTCACTGGTCATACAGCGAATATTATTACCATTATCCCTAACAGCCTACTTACGATTCACGACAAAGCCGAAGTAACACGTGATGAAATAGGAAACTTCCTTCCTTCAACAGAACTGGACTTACTCAAACTAGCTGTAGTGGAACGACATCATAACACTGGACAAATTGGGCTGGGAATTGTAAAAGGCCTGGGACTTACTTCAGGCGCCATTGCAACAACCGTTTCTCATGATTCACACAACCTGATGACCGCAGGTGTAAATGACTTAGATATGTTAATGGCTTCACAGGAAATTAAAGATATGCAAGGGGGGCTGGTTGTCGTTGATGGTGGAAAGGTGATTGCACGTCTTAACCTTCCAATTGCCGGATTGATGTCGACCAAAAGCTATGATGATGTGTATACTTCTTTGGAAGAATTGAATGCGGCCTTATTGACAATTGGCGCTTCACAACACTTCAATCCTTTTTTAACACTTGCTTTTCTTGCCCTTCCGGTTATACCAGAACTTAAGCTAACCGTTCAAGGCCTGTTTAGTGTAAGCAGCTTTCAGCATATACCAGTTGATATCAATGAAAAGGAATAA
- a CDS encoding phosphotransferase, with product MSSCQPVEQFPFLNGVQIVKREYIYKGMNGQSVERIFTADDSYIFKPLTNQKQFGKELWVYEHILTKLPSIYPKILAHSVQTEEQKSWIVLEDLGKLSHTFNEKAACEVIHLMSGWHRMSTDYLNGAELIGPKPFIEEVVCDLFQNKTDILRILSELHVEEASMMNMYTLIKDFTFTIPPVLSHGDLHLGNYAYIGNRVVVFDWEHAHLNSPFWDLYHVIDMSHPVFPKSMTTEIRETLLTTYLDGSPQLKARSFRREYYLYSAVFSTWMIALIVSDLENNKTPWTNEQLRLQLGESVTNLTQCLTKLAG from the coding sequence ATGAGCAGTTGTCAACCAGTAGAACAGTTTCCCTTCCTAAACGGGGTGCAAATTGTAAAAAGAGAATATATCTATAAAGGAATGAATGGCCAGAGTGTTGAGCGTATCTTTACGGCCGATGACAGCTATATTTTTAAACCGCTGACTAATCAGAAGCAGTTTGGTAAGGAATTATGGGTTTACGAGCATATCCTTACTAAGCTGCCATCTATTTATCCAAAAATCCTCGCCCATTCTGTTCAAACAGAAGAACAGAAAAGTTGGATTGTTCTTGAAGATCTCGGGAAACTGTCACATACGTTTAATGAGAAAGCAGCCTGTGAGGTCATTCATTTAATGTCAGGTTGGCACAGGATGTCAACGGATTATCTAAACGGAGCAGAATTAATTGGTCCAAAGCCCTTCATTGAAGAAGTAGTGTGTGATCTTTTTCAGAATAAAACAGACATTCTGCGCATACTCAGCGAATTACATGTGGAAGAAGCAAGCATGATGAATATGTATACCTTGATTAAGGACTTCACATTTACGATTCCTCCCGTATTATCCCACGGTGATCTTCATCTTGGGAATTATGCCTATATCGGTAATCGGGTCGTCGTCTTCGATTGGGAGCATGCTCATTTAAATAGCCCTTTTTGGGATTTGTATCATGTCATTGATATGTCGCATCCAGTGTTTCCTAAATCCATGACCACTGAAATACGGGAAACGTTATTAACCACTTATCTGGATGGTTCACCGCAATTAAAAGCTAGGTCCTTTAGAAGGGAATATTATCTCTACTCAGCTGTCTTTTCGACATGGATGATCGCCTTAATTGTCAGTGATTTGGAAAACAATAAAACCCCTTGGACCAACGAACAGCTTAGGTTGCAATTGGGGGAAAGTGTAACAAATTTAACGCAATGTCTAACTAAATTAGCAGGGTAA
- a CDS encoding D-2-hydroxyacid dehydrogenase — protein sequence MTKRTLLLTHDVDAAILSEIQAIIPEWEVTASRDPEVWEGRLNDAEIIAGWNKRLREPVISAGSKVRWIQTWSAGVNNLPLTELQQKEVVVTSANGVHAFPISETIFGLMLALTRKIDTYVKNQQQKKWHHANMKLEIHGKTIGIIGVGAIGSETAKIAKAFGMTVLGIRHSGKDAENVDEMRTPNQLNEVLSRCDYVVVTLPLTEETKHMFKAEQFEQMKDTAYFINIGRGPIVVEADLINALNTGQIAGAGLDVFEVEPLPENNPLWDLEQVIITPHTSGSTEFYDQRLLQDIFIPNLKKYIEGEQPAINLLDYSKGY from the coding sequence ATGACAAAAAGAACCTTACTACTTACGCATGATGTAGATGCAGCTATTCTTTCAGAAATTCAAGCTATTATCCCTGAATGGGAAGTTACGGCTAGTCGTGATCCCGAGGTGTGGGAAGGTAGGTTGAACGATGCGGAGATTATCGCTGGATGGAACAAGCGCTTAAGGGAACCCGTAATAAGTGCAGGCTCTAAGGTACGTTGGATTCAAACTTGGAGTGCAGGAGTGAATAACCTCCCATTAACAGAATTACAGCAGAAAGAAGTAGTCGTTACAAGTGCTAACGGTGTTCATGCGTTCCCTATTTCAGAAACCATCTTTGGACTGATGCTGGCCTTAACCCGTAAAATTGATACATATGTTAAAAATCAGCAGCAAAAGAAATGGCATCATGCTAATATGAAGCTTGAAATTCACGGCAAGACAATCGGAATTATTGGTGTCGGTGCTATAGGCAGTGAAACAGCAAAGATTGCAAAAGCCTTCGGTATGACTGTGCTTGGAATCCGCCACTCAGGAAAAGATGCAGAAAATGTAGATGAAATGCGAACACCAAATCAGTTAAATGAAGTATTGTCGCGTTGCGATTATGTTGTTGTGACCCTTCCACTCACTGAGGAGACCAAACACATGTTTAAAGCGGAACAATTTGAACAAATGAAGGATACAGCATACTTCATAAATATTGGCCGCGGTCCTATTGTTGTCGAAGCGGATCTTATCAATGCATTGAATACTGGCCAAATTGCTGGTGCTGGATTGGATGTATTTGAAGTAGAGCCCCTGCCGGAGAATAACCCACTTTGGGATCTTGAACAAGTGATCATTACCCCTCATACGTCCGGTTCAACTGAGTTCTATGACCAGAGGCTGCTGCAAGATATTTTCATTCCTAATTTAAAGAAGTATATCGAGGGTGAACAACCTGCGATTAACCTGCTTGACTATTCGAAAGGATATTAA
- a CDS encoding lactonase family protein, translated as MAIYTGYIGTYTKGDSKGVYSFTLDTESKKVENIKLAAELGSPTYVTISKDGKTLYAVDKQNDKGGITSFNIDADTAALTQLSTHVSGSGSPCHVSVDSGKQYVVTANYHNGKIELYKTNIEGKTSAIVSMNQHSGSGPNTERQDGPHAHFSGFTPDEKYIVAVDLGTDEIITYEIKEDQLHVVNVLAVKPGSGPRHIEFHPNGKFAYVMTELSNEVIALAYNPENGVFTELHYISAIPADFTENSQGSAIHVSPDGKFVYAGNRGHNSIAVFSVTEETGELTFIEHVSSAGDWPRDFEIDPSGQFIVSSNQESSNLVLYARDTETGKLSLLGSDLPVPYPVCVKFLKS; from the coding sequence ATGGCTATCTATACGGGATATATTGGTACGTACACAAAGGGTGACAGTAAAGGGGTTTACAGCTTTACACTTGATACAGAAAGTAAAAAGGTTGAAAACATTAAGCTTGCAGCGGAGCTAGGAAGTCCTACATATGTAACAATTAGTAAAGACGGGAAAACATTATATGCCGTGGACAAACAAAATGATAAAGGCGGAATCACTTCCTTCAACATTGATGCTGATACAGCAGCTCTTACTCAATTAAGTACACACGTTTCTGGAAGCGGTTCTCCGTGTCACGTTAGTGTCGACAGCGGCAAACAATATGTGGTCACAGCCAATTATCATAATGGAAAAATAGAACTTTATAAAACAAATATAGAAGGAAAAACATCCGCGATTGTCTCTATGAATCAGCATTCCGGATCAGGACCGAACACTGAACGTCAAGATGGTCCGCATGCACATTTTTCAGGATTTACTCCAGATGAAAAATATATAGTTGCTGTAGATCTTGGTACGGATGAAATTATCACGTATGAAATTAAAGAAGATCAACTACACGTAGTAAATGTTCTTGCTGTGAAACCGGGAAGCGGACCTCGTCATATTGAATTTCATCCAAATGGAAAATTCGCATATGTAATGACGGAACTTAGCAACGAAGTGATTGCCCTAGCGTATAACCCTGAAAACGGAGTCTTTACGGAGCTTCATTATATTTCAGCAATCCCTGCTGATTTTACAGAAAACAGCCAAGGCAGTGCCATTCACGTATCTCCTGATGGGAAATTTGTTTATGCTGGAAACCGAGGACATAATAGTATTGCGGTCTTTAGTGTAACAGAAGAAACCGGTGAATTGACCTTTATTGAACATGTCTCTTCTGCAGGAGATTGGCCTCGGGATTTTGAAATCGATCCGAGCGGACAATTTATTGTTAGTTCAAATCAAGAGTCAAGTAACCTTGTCCTCTATGCTCGTGATACCGAAACAGGAAAGCTTTCTTTGCTTGGAAGTGATCTGCCTGTTCCTTATCCTGTATGTGTGAAATTTTTAAAGAGTTAA
- a CDS encoding DNA ligase LigA-related protein: MDIVAQIIRRRRQVLVLCYIDYRMNQRIVSDDQYEEWVQELSHLQDHNPAEAERANMHVDFKGVHLKDADCLKLDQVWIQDKALHLLRYQASIKGNQ, from the coding sequence ATGGATATCGTCGCCCAGATTATCAGGCGAAGGAGGCAGGTGCTGGTTCTTTGCTATATCGATTATCGCATGAATCAACGCATTGTCTCAGACGATCAATATGAGGAATGGGTACAGGAGTTAAGTCACCTACAAGATCACAATCCTGCTGAAGCGGAAAGAGCCAACATGCATGTGGACTTCAAAGGTGTCCATTTGAAGGATGCCGATTGTCTTAAGCTTGACCAGGTATGGATTCAAGACAAGGCGTTACATCTATTGCGCTATCAAGCTAGTATCAAGGGCAATCAATAG
- a CDS encoding DUF2515 family protein, translated as MKSCFLQFFDTQENETVLPVKEFEELKQKLLFEYEQPSEHSIALLPNETKIIKAIRAETTKYNRNNLTRTEAYLSFYIKHPEIHWALLAHFVSRNGGYHMTDLKSDLMNHLFTETERKKFFYFLEDANAAIFADAYPQLLLYSYAVKQRIDLSKFLAIFHVSRFMHPIWDLFIHNRKSSLLTIAMIINEQQMLEQRLITRPPHSQIMKRLDFQLQENLGFTMVLFPYQQKKYELTRLTGLVVKRFADPKSRILIGKKLYRLLFQDINVLQGCLEFSCDVPHSGSRSDYWSGVFSTNKRNRLYSPVLQDAWTDAALSYLPINDWFVNDQSIGELHSYPKLKMTDLTKKAFDHTSILQLINQTKQFIQ; from the coding sequence TTGAAATCGTGCTTCCTTCAGTTCTTTGATACACAAGAAAATGAAACAGTATTACCTGTAAAAGAGTTTGAAGAACTTAAACAGAAATTATTGTTTGAATATGAACAACCTAGTGAGCACAGTATCGCTTTGCTTCCAAATGAAACGAAAATAATTAAAGCCATTCGAGCTGAAACCACGAAATATAATCGTAATAATCTCACACGAACAGAAGCTTATTTGTCTTTTTATATTAAACACCCTGAGATTCATTGGGCATTGCTTGCCCATTTTGTATCTCGTAACGGTGGTTACCATATGACTGATCTTAAGAGCGATTTAATGAACCACCTTTTCACAGAAACAGAGCGAAAGAAGTTTTTCTATTTTCTAGAAGACGCTAATGCAGCCATTTTTGCCGATGCTTATCCACAGTTGTTGCTATATAGTTATGCGGTGAAGCAACGAATCGACTTGAGTAAATTCCTTGCTATTTTTCATGTATCTCGCTTTATGCATCCGATATGGGACCTGTTTATTCATAATAGAAAATCTTCATTACTAACGATTGCAATGATTATTAATGAACAGCAGATGCTAGAGCAGCGTTTGATAACACGACCTCCACATAGTCAAATCATGAAACGACTTGATTTTCAACTGCAAGAGAACTTGGGGTTCACAATGGTTCTGTTTCCGTATCAGCAAAAAAAATATGAGCTGACAAGATTGACAGGTTTAGTCGTTAAACGATTTGCAGATCCGAAAAGTAGAATTCTTATCGGTAAAAAACTCTATCGGCTTTTATTTCAGGATATAAATGTGTTGCAGGGATGTCTCGAATTTTCTTGTGACGTTCCGCACTCTGGTTCACGTTCGGATTACTGGAGCGGTGTTTTTTCTACAAATAAAAGAAACCGACTTTATAGTCCCGTTTTGCAAGATGCGTGGACTGATGCTGCTTTATCTTATTTACCTATAAATGATTGGTTTGTAAACGATCAATCTATCGGAGAGTTACACTCTTATCCTAAACTGAAAATGACTGATTTGACAAAGAAAGCTTTTGATCATACCTCGATACTGCAACTAATCAATCAAACGAAGCAGTTCATCCAGTAA
- a CDS encoding AEC family transporter: MEFLGVILPIFSIFVLGFIGQKKFHFDTKTISTMALYLMSPVLVFRTFYNTEFNASYGYLAIYTFGLCFALISIVYAVAFIKNYSVRDTCAMILASSFMNNGNYGTPVVFLLFGAAGLDYAIILMVIQQVVMCTVGIYYAAKGSPGGDGVQSAILAVRRMPIVYGGIIGGVFHYFSITLSQSLVEAVNLVADAAIPTIMLTLGMQLANISVKKLAYRKLSLSLTLKLVISPLIAYGLTLILPVDDLVKQIMVIMAAMPTAANTTLYAMQFDTDPEFVSSTTLFSTILSLVTLPILLNFII; the protein is encoded by the coding sequence ATGGAGTTTTTAGGTGTAATTCTACCGATTTTTAGTATTTTCGTTCTTGGGTTCATCGGTCAAAAGAAGTTTCATTTTGATACCAAAACCATTTCCACGATGGCACTTTATTTAATGTCACCCGTTTTAGTTTTCCGCACCTTTTACAACACTGAATTTAATGCATCATATGGGTATCTCGCTATCTATACATTTGGTCTATGCTTTGCACTGATTAGCATTGTTTATGCAGTGGCTTTTATTAAGAACTATTCCGTACGCGATACCTGTGCGATGATACTGGCTTCTTCATTCATGAATAATGGAAATTACGGTACACCTGTTGTCTTTTTATTATTTGGAGCTGCAGGACTTGATTATGCGATTATCTTAATGGTGATTCAACAGGTAGTGATGTGTACAGTCGGGATCTATTATGCAGCGAAGGGAAGCCCAGGTGGGGATGGAGTTCAATCAGCAATCCTTGCTGTACGGCGGATGCCAATCGTATACGGGGGGATCATTGGAGGTGTATTTCACTATTTTTCTATTACCTTATCACAATCATTAGTAGAAGCTGTTAATCTCGTTGCAGATGCCGCGATTCCAACCATTATGCTTACCCTAGGCATGCAGCTTGCGAACATTTCTGTTAAAAAATTAGCTTATCGTAAATTATCATTATCGCTGACTCTAAAACTTGTCATCTCTCCATTAATCGCATACGGTCTAACACTCATTCTTCCAGTAGATGACCTTGTTAAACAAATCATGGTCATTATGGCCGCTATGCCTACAGCAGCTAACACCACGCTGTATGCGATGCAGTTTGATACAGATCCGGAATTTGTTTCAAGTACGACCTTATTCAGTACGATTTTGAGCTTAGTGACGCTGCCCATCCTCCTGAACTTCATTATTTGA
- a CDS encoding aspartate kinase, with amino-acid sequence MPLIVQKFGGTSVGSIDRILMVTERIVEAKNKGNDVVVVVSAMGQSTNSLVDMAERLSPNPAGREMDMLLATGEQVSISLLAMALISKGYPAVSLTGWQAGIMTDTVHNRARIVHIHSDKIVNLVRKGTIVIVAGFQGITEDGEVTTLGRGGSDTTAVALAASIKADLCEIYTDVSGVFSANPRIVPTAKKLVRISLDEMMELATLGASVLHPRAVECAKKYNVRLMVRSSFSDEEGTLIEGDVDMEAKLVCGVTHKDHIAKITIKKFDALSSLFTILVKSHIDVDIITQCSDELSLTNLSFTVSIEDLGRTLDLLESNKTTLAFEELNTEVGLAKVSIVGSGMVSNPEATARMFTALASEHIPIKMVSHSEMKVSCIIPEDMSERAVRTLHSVFGFDVLLKEAVLH; translated from the coding sequence TTGCCACTTATCGTGCAAAAATTCGGCGGCACCTCGGTTGGAAGTATTGATAGAATTCTGATGGTAACAGAACGTATAGTGGAGGCGAAAAATAAAGGTAATGATGTAGTCGTGGTTGTTTCAGCGATGGGTCAATCCACCAATTCATTAGTAGATATGGCGGAGCGATTGTCTCCCAACCCAGCGGGAAGAGAAATGGATATGCTGTTAGCAACAGGCGAACAGGTTTCCATATCCTTACTTGCTATGGCTTTGATAAGTAAAGGCTATCCTGCTGTTTCTTTAACAGGATGGCAAGCTGGGATTATGACAGATACCGTTCACAATAGAGCGAGAATCGTCCATATTCACAGCGATAAAATAGTAAATCTTGTTCGAAAAGGTACCATAGTCATTGTGGCAGGGTTTCAGGGAATTACGGAAGACGGAGAAGTTACTACTCTGGGTCGGGGGGGTTCGGATACAACTGCAGTTGCGCTGGCTGCCAGCATTAAGGCTGACTTATGTGAAATTTATACAGATGTTTCCGGAGTCTTTTCTGCCAATCCACGTATTGTGCCTACAGCCAAGAAATTAGTTAGGATATCCTTAGATGAAATGATGGAATTGGCGACATTAGGCGCGAGTGTCTTACATCCCCGTGCGGTAGAGTGTGCGAAAAAATATAATGTTCGGTTAATGGTAAGATCTAGTTTTTCTGATGAAGAGGGAACCTTAATAGAGGGGGATGTGGATATGGAAGCAAAGTTGGTATGCGGAGTGACTCACAAAGATCATATCGCGAAAATTACAATTAAAAAATTTGATGCATTATCTTCTTTATTTACAATTTTGGTGAAATCCCATATTGATGTAGATATCATAACCCAGTGCTCAGATGAACTTTCGTTAACTAACTTGTCCTTTACTGTTTCGATAGAAGATTTGGGACGTACATTGGATTTACTCGAATCCAATAAGACAACACTCGCGTTTGAAGAACTCAATACGGAAGTAGGTTTAGCGAAAGTTTCTATCGTTGGATCAGGAATGGTCTCAAATCCCGAAGCAACTGCAAGAATGTTTACAGCATTGGCTTCCGAGCATATTCCGATTAAGATGGTTAGCCATTCAGAAATGAAGGTTTCCTGTATTATTCCCGAAGATATGTCAGAAAGAGCAGTACGGACCCTTCACAGTGTTTTTGGTTTTGACGTCCTTCTAAAAGAGGCGGTTTTACATTAG
- a CDS encoding carboxylesterase/lipase family protein — protein sequence MTDDALVKTTNGSINGKSVGNVLVWKGIPYAKPPLGKLRFMAPEKPDSWQGVRETVDFSSVSVQKSREIMKFLGDNPMDSSEDCLYLNIWSPSPDEKRRPVLVWIHGGAFTNGSGSSPAYNGESFAEMGDIVVVTLNYRLGILGFLHLGELGGERYAASGNCGILDQIAALEWIHDNITAFGGDPNKITVAGESAGAMSVAALLAMPSAKGLFQQAILQSCPPNMYQTKQKATDTAKRILNQLQLTENDLSRLEDLPVDNLLEAAADVTTWCPTVDGEYLPQNPDQALAAGSSKNIPILIGTNRDEHNLFSFFDQSWRTIDEKEIRTRFEQSLGSVWSQLFPSFKESPLTHELYDQVMTFNLFTYPSIQLAEQQIKQGAPVWMYRFDYESPIFEGKMKAFHALELLFVWNNLRKSVPFLAGSPEEQLLADQIHQAWIAFIRTGNPDEQSMVHWPPYDLDKRTTLLFDRESRVEHDPDSSNRLLWEQAISTKTR from the coding sequence ATGACTGATGATGCATTAGTTAAAACGACCAATGGTTCAATCAATGGAAAATCAGTGGGCAATGTTTTAGTTTGGAAAGGAATACCTTATGCTAAACCCCCTTTAGGCAAACTTCGTTTTATGGCTCCAGAAAAACCTGATTCTTGGCAAGGCGTGCGAGAGACAGTAGATTTCAGTAGCGTGTCAGTACAAAAAAGCCGTGAAATTATGAAGTTTTTAGGTGACAACCCAATGGATTCAAGTGAAGATTGTCTCTATCTTAATATCTGGTCGCCATCACCGGATGAAAAACGACGGCCCGTATTAGTCTGGATTCACGGAGGTGCCTTTACTAATGGCTCAGGTTCTTCTCCAGCATATAACGGTGAATCGTTTGCGGAAATGGGGGATATCGTTGTTGTTACCCTCAACTATCGTCTAGGCATCTTGGGTTTTCTTCATTTAGGAGAACTAGGGGGAGAAAGATATGCAGCTTCTGGAAATTGCGGTATTCTTGATCAGATTGCTGCCTTGGAGTGGATACATGATAATATTACAGCATTTGGGGGAGATCCGAATAAAATTACCGTTGCTGGTGAATCAGCTGGAGCTATGAGTGTTGCTGCTTTACTTGCCATGCCTTCAGCTAAGGGCCTCTTTCAACAAGCAATTTTACAAAGCTGTCCACCAAATATGTATCAAACAAAACAAAAAGCAACAGATACAGCTAAACGTATTTTAAATCAATTACAACTAACAGAAAACGATTTATCACGTTTAGAAGACCTTCCCGTTGATAATCTTTTAGAGGCAGCAGCCGATGTCACAACATGGTGTCCGACTGTAGATGGTGAGTATCTGCCTCAAAATCCTGATCAAGCACTCGCAGCTGGCAGTTCCAAAAATATTCCCATATTAATTGGAACAAACCGTGATGAACATAATTTGTTCAGCTTTTTTGATCAAAGCTGGCGTACGATCGACGAGAAAGAAATACGTACACGTTTTGAACAATCACTGGGTTCTGTTTGGTCACAACTTTTCCCTTCTTTTAAAGAGTCACCGTTAACTCATGAACTTTATGATCAAGTGATGACGTTCAATTTATTTACTTATCCTTCAATTCAACTAGCTGAACAACAGATCAAGCAAGGAGCACCCGTCTGGATGTATCGATTTGATTATGAAAGCCCTATTTTTGAAGGGAAAATGAAAGCCTTTCATGCACTCGAGCTCTTATTTGTTTGGAATAATCTTCGCAAATCCGTACCGTTTCTTGCCGGATCACCTGAAGAACAGTTACTAGCCGATCAAATTCACCAAGCCTGGATTGCTTTTATTCGAACAGGGAATCCAGATGAACAAAGCATGGTTCACTGGCCGCCGTATGACTTAGATAAACGAACAACCTTGCTATTTGATCGTGAAAGCCGAGTGGAACATGATCCTGACAGCAGTAATCGACTCCTATGGGAACAAGCAATTAGCACAAAAACTAGATAA